A single genomic interval of Paralichthys olivaceus isolate ysfri-2021 chromosome 7, ASM2471397v2, whole genome shotgun sequence harbors:
- the LOC109623945 gene encoding UDP-glucuronosyltransferase 2C1-like isoform X1: MTRVMLKHAVNIGGMCQSNMIMTVPPLALLTFTLLLNQLTGAPVGKILVFPLDGSHWINMKILIEALHAKGHEVAVLRAKDSWYISEKSPFYTSITLPSTGGFEENFDTFLLPQLAIRLQGKPTSLWSLFWTQVKLQWMVTNQFSEFHKRVSEMVDKMFEDENLMRSLHEAKFDVVLTDPGIGGGAMLARRLQVPLVFNVRWTIQGEAHLLLAPSPLSYIPFTATELTDRMTFPQRIKNVLSYVLGMYTLSSITEPHYKPLVRKYFGPDADYSTFFLDADIWLMRIDFVFEYPRPTMPNVVYIGGFQCKPPKPLSEDLEKFVQSSGDHGVVMMTLGTLVGKLPQDVAEEIAAAFAQLPQKVVWRYVGERPVNLGNNTLLVNWLPQNDLLGHPKTRAFVCHGGTNGVQEAIYHGVPVVGLPLFFDQHDNLSRIKVRGGAVNVDIAMLDRHIFADALRTVLYNSSYRENMQRLSRLHRDQPMKPLDRAVFWIEFVMRHKGAPHLQTQANKMSWFVYNSVDVIAALLAAFLLLTFTCISVVRLLWRRFFVGKKVKPE; this comes from the exons ATGACACGTGTTATGTTGAAACATGCTGTGAACATTGGAGGCATGT gtcaGAGCAACATGATCATGACGGTGCCTCCCTTAGCTCTGCTCACCTTTACTCTACTGTTGAATCAACTTACCGGTGCTCCTGTGGGGAAAATATTAGTTTTCCCACTGGATGGAAGCCACTGGATAAACATGAAAATACTCATCGAGGCGCTGCATGCCAAAGGCCATGAGGTCGCCGTGCTCAGGGCGAAAGACAGCTGGTACATCAGTGAGAAGTCTCCTTTCTACACCTCCATCACACTTCCAAGCACAGGTGGCTTTGAGGAAAACTTTGATACCTTTTTGTTGCCACAGCTGGCGATCCGGCTGCAGGGTAAGCCTACGTCTCTTTGGTCTCTCTTCTGGACCCAAGTTAAGTTGCAGTGGATGGTTACAAACCAGTTCTCGGAGTTCCACAAGCGAGTGAGCGAAATGGTTGATAAGATGTTTGAAGATGAGAACCTGATGCGTTCCCTACACGAGGCCAAATTCGACGTGGTTTTGACTGACCCTGGCATCGGCGGAGGGGCCATGCTGGCACGTCGGCTTCAAGTTCCCCTTGTTTTCAATGTCAGATGGACCATTCAAGGTGAAGCCCATCTTCTCCTGGCTCCATCGCCTCTGTCATACATTCCTTTTACTGCAACAGAGCTCACAGACAGGATGACCTTCCCTCAGAGAATCAAGAATGTTTTGAGTTATGTTCTTGGGATGTACACGCTGTCCTCCATCACAGAACCTCATTACAAACCTTTGGTTAGGAAGTACTTTGGTCCTGATGCGGATTACTCAACATTTTTCCTGGACGCTGATATATGGCTTATGAGGATTGACTTCGTCTTTGAATATCCACGTCCTACGATGCCAAATGTAGTCTACATTGGTGGATTTCAGTGCAAGCCCCCAAAGCCCCTGTCCGAGGACCTGGAGAAGTTTGTCCAGAGCTCCGGAGACCACGGTGTCGTTATGATGACCTTAGGAACTTTGGTAGGCAAGCTTCCCCAAGATGTTGCTGAGGAGATTGCTGCAGCCTTTGCTCAGCTGCCTCAGAAGGTTGTGTGGAGGTACGTTGGAGAAAGGCCAGTCAACCTGGGCAACAACACATTACTGGTCAACTGGTTGCCACAGAATGACCTCTTAGGACATCCCAAAACTAGGGCGTTTGTTTGCCACGGAGGCACCAATGGAGTTCAAGAAGCAATTTACCATGGGGTTCCTGTAGTCGGCCTTCCATTATTCTTCGATCAGCATGATAACCTCTCCAGAATCAAAGTGAGGGGAGGAGCTGTGAATGTGGACATTGCCATGCTCGATAGGCACATCTTCGCAGATGCACTTAGGACAGTTCTCTACAACTCCTCTTACAGGGAAAACATGCAGAGGCTCTCGAGGCTGCACAGAGACCAGCCCATGAAACCACTGGACCGGGCAGTGTTTTGGATAGAATTTGTAATGAGGCACAAAGGAGCCCCTCACCTGCAGACACAAGCCAACAAAATGTCCTGGTTTGTTTACAACTCTGTCGATGTCATCGCTGCTTTGTTGGCAGCTTTTCTGCTTTTAACTTTCACCTGCATTTCCGTTGTAAGATTACTGTGGAGAAGGTTTTTTGTCGGAAAAAAGGTCAaacctgaataa
- the LOC109623945 gene encoding UDP-glucuronosyltransferase 2C1-like isoform X2 translates to MIMTVPPLALLTFTLLLNQLTGAPVGKILVFPLDGSHWINMKILIEALHAKGHEVAVLRAKDSWYISEKSPFYTSITLPSTGGFEENFDTFLLPQLAIRLQGKPTSLWSLFWTQVKLQWMVTNQFSEFHKRVSEMVDKMFEDENLMRSLHEAKFDVVLTDPGIGGGAMLARRLQVPLVFNVRWTIQGEAHLLLAPSPLSYIPFTATELTDRMTFPQRIKNVLSYVLGMYTLSSITEPHYKPLVRKYFGPDADYSTFFLDADIWLMRIDFVFEYPRPTMPNVVYIGGFQCKPPKPLSEDLEKFVQSSGDHGVVMMTLGTLVGKLPQDVAEEIAAAFAQLPQKVVWRYVGERPVNLGNNTLLVNWLPQNDLLGHPKTRAFVCHGGTNGVQEAIYHGVPVVGLPLFFDQHDNLSRIKVRGGAVNVDIAMLDRHIFADALRTVLYNSSYRENMQRLSRLHRDQPMKPLDRAVFWIEFVMRHKGAPHLQTQANKMSWFVYNSVDVIAALLAAFLLLTFTCISVVRLLWRRFFVGKKVKPE, encoded by the coding sequence ATGATCATGACGGTGCCTCCCTTAGCTCTGCTCACCTTTACTCTACTGTTGAATCAACTTACCGGTGCTCCTGTGGGGAAAATATTAGTTTTCCCACTGGATGGAAGCCACTGGATAAACATGAAAATACTCATCGAGGCGCTGCATGCCAAAGGCCATGAGGTCGCCGTGCTCAGGGCGAAAGACAGCTGGTACATCAGTGAGAAGTCTCCTTTCTACACCTCCATCACACTTCCAAGCACAGGTGGCTTTGAGGAAAACTTTGATACCTTTTTGTTGCCACAGCTGGCGATCCGGCTGCAGGGTAAGCCTACGTCTCTTTGGTCTCTCTTCTGGACCCAAGTTAAGTTGCAGTGGATGGTTACAAACCAGTTCTCGGAGTTCCACAAGCGAGTGAGCGAAATGGTTGATAAGATGTTTGAAGATGAGAACCTGATGCGTTCCCTACACGAGGCCAAATTCGACGTGGTTTTGACTGACCCTGGCATCGGCGGAGGGGCCATGCTGGCACGTCGGCTTCAAGTTCCCCTTGTTTTCAATGTCAGATGGACCATTCAAGGTGAAGCCCATCTTCTCCTGGCTCCATCGCCTCTGTCATACATTCCTTTTACTGCAACAGAGCTCACAGACAGGATGACCTTCCCTCAGAGAATCAAGAATGTTTTGAGTTATGTTCTTGGGATGTACACGCTGTCCTCCATCACAGAACCTCATTACAAACCTTTGGTTAGGAAGTACTTTGGTCCTGATGCGGATTACTCAACATTTTTCCTGGACGCTGATATATGGCTTATGAGGATTGACTTCGTCTTTGAATATCCACGTCCTACGATGCCAAATGTAGTCTACATTGGTGGATTTCAGTGCAAGCCCCCAAAGCCCCTGTCCGAGGACCTGGAGAAGTTTGTCCAGAGCTCCGGAGACCACGGTGTCGTTATGATGACCTTAGGAACTTTGGTAGGCAAGCTTCCCCAAGATGTTGCTGAGGAGATTGCTGCAGCCTTTGCTCAGCTGCCTCAGAAGGTTGTGTGGAGGTACGTTGGAGAAAGGCCAGTCAACCTGGGCAACAACACATTACTGGTCAACTGGTTGCCACAGAATGACCTCTTAGGACATCCCAAAACTAGGGCGTTTGTTTGCCACGGAGGCACCAATGGAGTTCAAGAAGCAATTTACCATGGGGTTCCTGTAGTCGGCCTTCCATTATTCTTCGATCAGCATGATAACCTCTCCAGAATCAAAGTGAGGGGAGGAGCTGTGAATGTGGACATTGCCATGCTCGATAGGCACATCTTCGCAGATGCACTTAGGACAGTTCTCTACAACTCCTCTTACAGGGAAAACATGCAGAGGCTCTCGAGGCTGCACAGAGACCAGCCCATGAAACCACTGGACCGGGCAGTGTTTTGGATAGAATTTGTAATGAGGCACAAAGGAGCCCCTCACCTGCAGACACAAGCCAACAAAATGTCCTGGTTTGTTTACAACTCTGTCGATGTCATCGCTGCTTTGTTGGCAGCTTTTCTGCTTTTAACTTTCACCTGCATTTCCGTTGTAAGATTACTGTGGAGAAGGTTTTTTGTCGGAAAAAAGGTCAaacctgaataa